Proteins encoded together in one Oceanobacillus iheyensis HTE831 window:
- a CDS encoding YcxB family protein, translating into MIAKYNLTEKDLIAQQKNAISKTKYHIKTKTIYTIIYFLLIYLYLFITHTPGDSIWFGITVSIIFSPLLSIIYRHGMINRFRKDVLRHHQHLTGDFSLVLSDDELVKESKNSTERFNWSEFNQIKEDNDRYYLYITDLKAVTIKKEPENMNEKETKELQALINRKKNSG; encoded by the coding sequence TTGATAGCGAAATATAATTTAACAGAAAAAGATTTGATTGCTCAGCAAAAAAACGCAATATCAAAAACTAAATATCATATAAAAACTAAAACAATATATACAATAATATATTTTTTATTAATTTATCTTTATTTATTCATTACTCATACACCAGGGGATTCAATATGGTTTGGAATAACTGTTTCTATAATATTTTCCCCCTTACTATCGATAATTTATAGGCATGGAATGATAAATCGTTTTAGAAAAGATGTACTTAGACATCATCAACATTTAACAGGGGATTTTTCTTTAGTTCTATCTGATGATGAATTGGTAAAGGAATCTAAAAATTCAACGGAGAGATTTAATTGGAGTGAATTTAATCAAATTAAAGAAGATAATGACCGTTATTATCTATATATAACTGATTTGAAAGCAGTCACAATAAAGAAGGAACCTGAGAATATGAATGAAAAAGAAACAAAAGAATTACAGGCATTAATTAATAGAAAGAAAAATAGTGGGTAA
- a CDS encoding YcxB family protein, with protein sequence MIAKFDITDKDLIAQQKNAIKNTKFHKKSRIMQLVVFFVFVVFILFIYGFSKNDLILGMVLCLIVAPFLWNSYERAILKRFKKDIFKHHKNKMGNFTLILSEDEFKKESTNLTEIIKWKDIQKFEDDDDLYFLYITDLRAITIKKEPDNMNHKEVNEYQTYIENKINQI encoded by the coding sequence ATGATCGCAAAATTCGATATAACAGATAAAGACTTAATTGCTCAGCAAAAAAATGCTATAAAGAATACTAAATTCCATAAGAAATCTAGAATAATGCAATTAGTTGTTTTTTTTGTATTTGTAGTGTTCATTTTATTTATTTATGGTTTCTCAAAAAATGATCTAATACTTGGGATGGTGCTATGTTTAATTGTCGCTCCATTTTTATGGAACTCTTATGAGAGGGCTATATTAAAACGGTTCAAAAAAGATATTTTTAAACATCATAAAAATAAAATGGGGAATTTTACTTTAATCCTATCTGAAGATGAATTTAAAAAAGAATCTACAAATCTAACAGAAATAATTAAATGGAAGGATATTCAAAAATTTGAAGATGATGATGATCTATATTTCTTGTATATTACAGACTTACGTGCAATAACAATAAAGAAGGAACCAGACAACATGAATCATAAAGAAGTAAATGAGTACCAGACATACATAGAAAACAAAATTAATCAAATATAA